A single Lactuca sativa cultivar Salinas chromosome 8, Lsat_Salinas_v11, whole genome shotgun sequence DNA region contains:
- the LOC111900143 gene encoding BTB/POZ domain and ankyrin repeat-containing protein NPR1, with amino-acid sequence MAYSSEPSSSISFTSSSHISNGSSPIPDTRPNLEIISLNKLSSNLEKLLSDSDSDYSDAEVVIEGIPVGIHRCILATRSKFFSDLFKESKGCVEKDGKPKYNMSELLPYGNVGYDAFLVFLSYIYTGKLKSSPPEVSTCVDDGCLHDACRPAINFAVELTYAASVFQIPELVSLFQRRLLNFIDKALVEDVIPILVVAFHCQLQHVSTRCIDRISRSDLDNVCLQKELPFEVFQIIKSIRNPEHEHTVESDEDALREKRIKSIHKALDCDDVELVKLILTESNITLNEAFALHYAVAYCNQEVAKQILDLNLADVNLRNARGYTVLHVAAMRREPSIIVSLLSKGAVAAEMTADGQSAVSICRRLTRPKDYNVKIERGQERNKDWMCIDVLEREIKRNPMVGDVSVCSSAVADDLHMKLLYLENRVAFARLLFPSEAKLAMEIAHAQTTSEFPGLLASKGSNGNLREMDLNETPTVQNKRLFSRMEALLRTVETGRRYFPHCSEVLDKFMEDDLPDLFYLEKGTPEEQEIKRTRFVELKEDVQRAFTKDKAELHRGLSSSMYSPTVRHGGKNKTRKYS; translated from the exons ATGGCATATTCATCAGAACCATCATCATCGATAAGCTTCACCTCATCATCTCACATATCCAACGGCTCTTCTCCAATCCCTGATACACGCCCAAATCTTGAAATCATTAGCTTAAACAAACTCAGCTCAAATTTAGAGAAGCTCTTGTCTGATTCCGATTCTGATTACAGCGATGCCGAAGTTGTTATTGAGGGGATTCCAGTAGGCATTCATAGGTGTATCTTAGCTACTAGAAGCAAGTTCTTTAGCGATTTGTTTAAGGAAAGTAAAGGGTGTGTTGAAAAGGATGGGAAACCGAAATACAACATGAGTGAATTGTTGCCATATGGGAATGTTGGATATGATGCTTTTCTTGTATTTTTAAGTTATATTTATACTGGAAAATTGAAGTCATCTCCCCCAGAGGTTTCAACTTGTGTGGATGATGGATGCCTCCATGATGCTTGTCGCCCTGCTATTAATTTTGCAGTTGAATTGACTTATGCAGCTTCGGTTTTTCAAATTCCGGAGTTGGTTTCGCTTTTTCAG CGTCGACTTCTCAATTTCATCGACAAAGCTCTCGTAGAAGACGTAATCCCGATCCTCGTTGTCGCCTTTCACTGCCAATTACAACATGTTTCAACTCGTTGTATCGATCGTATATCGCGCTCAGATCTCGACAACGTTTGCCTCCAAAAAGAGCTTCCATTCGAAGTCTTCCAAATCATCAAATCAATTCGCAACCCTGAACACGAGCACACAGTCGAATCCGATGAAGACGCATTACGTGAAAAACGAATCAAAAGCATACACAAAGCCCTCGATTGCGACGATGTCGAACTCGTCAAACTAATTTTGACCGAGTCAAACATCACATTAAACGAAGCGTTCGCTTTGCATTACGCAGTCGCGTATTGTAATCAAGAAGTCGCGAAGCAGATTCTCGATTTGAATCTCGCGGATGTCAATTTGAGGAACGCGCGAGGGTACACAGTGCTGCATGTGGCGGCGATGCGGAGGGAGCCGTCGATTATTGTCTCGCTTTTGAGTAAAGGGGCGGTGGCGGCGGAGATGACGGCTGATGGGCAAAGTGCTGTGAGTATTTGTCGGAGGTTAACGAGACCAAAGGATTATAATGTGAAGATTGAACGAGGGCAAGAAAGGAATAAAGATTGGATGTGTATTGATGTTTTGGAGAGGGAGATTAAGAGGAATCCTATGGTGGGAGATGTTTCGGTTTGTTCTTCCGCTGTTGCAGATGATTTGCATATGAAGTTGCTTTACTTGGAAAATCGAG TGGCGTTTGCAAGATTATTGTTTCCTTCGGAAGCTAAACTAGCTATGGAAATCGCACATGCCCAAACAACCTCGGAGTTTCCGGGTCTCTTGGCGTCAAAAGGGTCAAATGGTAATTTAAGGGAGATGGATTTGAATGAAACACCAACGGTACAAAACAAAAGATTGTTTTCAAGAATGGAAGCTCTTTTAAGAACAG TGGAGACGGGTAGGCGTTATTTTCCTCATTGTTCGGAGGTTCTTGATAAGTTCATGGAGGACGATCTACCGGATCTATTTTACCTGGAGAAGGGTACTCCAgaagaacaagaaataaaaagAACTCGATTTGTTGAACTTAAAGAAGATGTCCAAAGGGCCTTCACTAAGGATAAAGCCGAGCTTCATCGTGGTTTGTCTTCATCGATGTACTCCCCAACAGTGAGACACGGGGGGAAGAATAAAACACGAAAATACTCGTGA